The nucleotide sequence ATCATCTCACGATTATGAAATTGCACAGATTGAATAAGGTCCGTTCGTTTTTGATTCCACTTCGGATACGTATGCAAGCCGAATTCCTCTAACAGTGCTGACGTAAAAATCGCGCCCTTTAATGCTTGTCCGACTATATGTGGCGCGAGAAAAAATCCTTGATACATTTCCAATAGGCTATATAATGAAGCACCAGCTTCTCGACCAATCCCAGGAGCTGTTAAGCGATAAGCACATTGCTCAACAAGCGTCTCCTTGCCGACAATGTATCCACCCGTTTTGGCAAGGCCGCCACCTGGGTTTTTTATTAATGAACCGGCAACTAAATCTGCTCCTACATGGGAAGGCTCTAGCTCTTCAACAAACTCCCCATAACAATTGTCTACAAAAACAAGCACATCCGGTTTACATTCTTTAACGAATTGAATCATTTCTTTTATTTGTTCGATTGTGAAGGATGGTCTTGTTGCATAGCCTTTAGAGCGTTGGATGCCAATTAATTTTGTGTTCGCCTTGATTGCTTTAGCAACATTTGGAAAGTCAACACCTCCATCCGTAGTTAACGGAACGGTTTCATAGGAAATATTAAACTCTTTAAGTGAGCCGTTTTGGCCACCGCGAATCCCAACAATTTCCTCCAACGTGTCATACGGTCTTCCAGTAATATAAAGCAATTCATCGCCCGGCCTTAAAACACCAAAAAGGGACAGCGTGATAGCATGCGTCCCTGAAATAATTTGCGGGCGCACTAAGCCCGCTTCTGCACCGAACACCTCTGCATATATTTTTTCAAGTGTATCTCTACCGCTATCGTCATACCCATATCCAGTAGATGGGTTAAAATGAAAGTCAGCAACCTGTTGATTTCTAAAAGCCTCTAATACACGATACTGATTTTTTTCGACAATATAATCAGTTTCATTGTGAATTGGTTTAATTTTCTCCTCAATTTTCGCAACGATTTCTTTAATTTTAGATCCATGTTTGAAATTTTTGTACATCGTAAAGCTCCTTTTAATGAATATGAAATTCCTTTGTCTGTTGGTATAATGCTAAGTTCGGATTCATATACCCTTTACATTCGTAAAGCTCTTTTTGTTCATTAAATTGCTGTTCCAATAAAACCGTTTCTGATTTTAGTTGCGCAAGTAAGCGCCCATCTGAGCTTGGAATAAGTAAATGGTAATATTCCATTTGATTGATAATCTTTGTTTCAATATTTTTCTGTAGTGTCTGTATGTCTATATCGTCATAAGCACTAATGAAAACCATATCATTTGTTGATGGGACAAAATGGGTTGAAGCTAAATCTTTTTTATTATAAACCGTTAAGATTGGAATATCTTTAATTTCAAGGTCCTCAAGTATTCTATATACTGTTTTTTCATGATTAAAATAATCAGGATTGGAACAATCAACAACATGTAAAATTAAATCCGCTTCCTTGACTTCCTCAAGCGTTGATCGGAAAGCAGCAATTAATGCCGTTGGTAGATCCTCAATAAAACCAACCGTATCAGTCAGCAATGTTGTCAATCCACAAGGTAAAAGAAACTTCCTTGTCATCGGATCAAGGGTTGCGAATAATAAATTCTCCTCAAAAGACCCTGCTTCTGTTAGTCTGTTAAAAATTGTTGATTTTCCTGCATTCGTATAGCCTACGAGCGAGAGTTGGAACGATTGATTTTTCTTTCTTCTTTCTCGGTAACGATTTCTGTGTTCTACAATCGTCCGGAGCTGTCCTTTTATTTCATCAATCCGGCGGCGAATATGGCGGCGATCGGCTTCAAGCTTCGTTTCACCAGGGCCTCTTGTACCAATACCACCACCAAGGCGTGACAAAGCTAATCCCTGTCCAGCTAGGCGAGGTAGTAAATACTCATATTGGGCAAGCTCTACTTGTAATTTACCTTCCTTCGACCGTGCCCTTGATGCGAAAATATCAAGAATAAGCTGTGTACGGTCAATCACCCTAGCCTCGAATTTTTCGGATAGATTGCGCATTTGTGATGGTGAGAGCTCATCATTGAAAATAATGATATCGATTTCCAATTCCTGTTCGAGCAGAACAATTTCTTCGATTTTCCCTTTCCCGATATATGTTGCCGAGTGCACTTTATTTCTTTTTTGCGAAAGGCTCATCAGAGCGAGGCCTTGAGCCGTTTTCGTAAGCGAGGCTAACTCATCCATTGAATATAAAAACCGTTCATCGTCCATATTCGGCAACTGACAACCTACCAATAGTGCTCGTTCTTTTTGTGTTTGATTTTCTATCAACGTCTTCCCTGCCTTTTTATTCAATTCTTCTTTTGAAGCAAGGGGCGATTTTCTTGCTTCCTTCTCTTGCTCATATTATGGCATAAATGGGTACCCTTTTGCTATTGTATTCCAACACAACTTGTCATAAATACAAAAGGAAGCTAGAGAACCACCCCTGCTTCCTAATCACTAAAAACTAAATCCTCACTCAAAATCGTTTCCAAATCTTTTTTATTATATAAATCATTCATTAGAAGCCGCATCGCCTGTTTACGAACCGCCTTTTCAATCACATTCCGAACATATCTTCCATTACTAAACACATGCGGTGATTTATTATATTTAATCGACTGAATCTTCTCTCTAAGCTTCCATTCCGCTTCTTTTGAAAAAACATATTGCCGTTCCTTCACCATTTTTTGGGCAATTTCCATTAATTCATCAACCGTATAATCAGGAAATTCAATGACAAGCGGAAAACGGGAGCGCAAGCCTGGATTTAAAGAAAGGAATTGCTCCATTTCCTTGGCATACCCAGCTAAAATTAAAATAAAG is from Bacillus sp. (in: firmicutes) and encodes:
- the hflX gene encoding GTPase HflX; the protein is MIENQTQKERALLVGCQLPNMDDERFLYSMDELASLTKTAQGLALMSLSQKRNKVHSATYIGKGKIEEIVLLEQELEIDIIIFNDELSPSQMRNLSEKFEARVIDRTQLILDIFASRARSKEGKLQVELAQYEYLLPRLAGQGLALSRLGGGIGTRGPGETKLEADRRHIRRRIDEIKGQLRTIVEHRNRYRERRKKNQSFQLSLVGYTNAGKSTIFNRLTEAGSFEENLLFATLDPMTRKFLLPCGLTTLLTDTVGFIEDLPTALIAAFRSTLEEVKEADLILHVVDCSNPDYFNHEKTVYRILEDLEIKDIPILTVYNKKDLASTHFVPSTNDMVFISAYDDIDIQTLQKNIETKIINQMEYYHLLIPSSDGRLLAQLKSETVLLEQQFNEQKELYECKGYMNPNLALYQQTKEFHIH
- a CDS encoding aminotransferase class I/II-fold pyridoxal phosphate-dependent enzyme; protein product: MYKNFKHGSKIKEIVAKIEEKIKPIHNETDYIVEKNQYRVLEAFRNQQVADFHFNPSTGYGYDDSGRDTLEKIYAEVFGAEAGLVRPQIISGTHAITLSLFGVLRPGDELLYITGRPYDTLEEIVGIRGGQNGSLKEFNISYETVPLTTDGGVDFPNVAKAIKANTKLIGIQRSKGYATRPSFTIEQIKEMIQFVKECKPDVLVFVDNCYGEFVEELEPSHVGADLVAGSLIKNPGGGLAKTGGYIVGKETLVEQCAYRLTAPGIGREAGASLYSLLEMYQGFFLAPHIVGQALKGAIFTSALLEEFGLHTYPKWNQKRTDLIQSVQFHNREMMIAFCQAIQFASPVNAHVRPEPSYMPGYEDDVIMAAGTFIQGASIELTADGPMRPPFEAYVQGGLTYEHVKIALITALNQLLEKNLIK